A single window of Nicotiana sylvestris chromosome 5, ASM39365v2, whole genome shotgun sequence DNA harbors:
- the LOC104238407 gene encoding pentatricopeptide repeat-containing protein At4g39952, mitochondrial, giving the protein MFRTKLQKLCYPSSIEFPTETTSHYLHHRINTFLSNKTSDLKTLHQSHAFIITTGHTNNVYIAAKLISLYASNKHHLISSKKVFDLISVKDPFLWNSIIKAYFSNGYYSEAIELYSNMRGFNALPNQFTIPIVVSACAELGLISYGKRIHGLVSKLNLFHGNNAAVGSSLVYMYSKCGFMEHAADVFDEITVRDVVSWTAIVKGYVENGESEKGLEYLCLMHKNGESEVRPNFRTLEGGFQACGNLGALVEGKCLHGLTVKSGFCSHQVVQCSVLSMYSKCGSVEETYCSFCEVDEKDLFSWTSIIANYAKFECIGECINIFLKMQASGIIPDGMVISCVLSGLGNALRTFEAKAFHGFILRRNYVDDHMVCNALLAMYCKLRLLNLAEKILDGGIGQTTEAWNMMVVGYFKAGLEGKCINLFREMQHLGIECDVNSLISVISSCSRLEEFHLGLSVHCHVIKNLMLENISVANSLIDMYGRSKNLTLSWRVFCTMADKDVVTWNTMMTSYISCGKITEAFGLFDKMIAESYKPTIATLLILLSACSQVSSLDKGEKVHEYIKEVGFEKNTLLATALTDMYAKCGQLTRSREIFDSMDKKDVISWNVLISGYAMYGEAKSGIEFFKQMEQSENKPNELTFLAVLSACAHAGLVEEGKSIFSRMKDYSLMPTLKHYACMADLLGRSGNLDDAEALVLSMPIAPDSAIWGSLLSSCKIHSQVEKGIRIAKHAIESDPENDGYYVAISDLYSSVGKWEEVEMVRKIMKQRKVRKEVGWSTV; this is encoded by the coding sequence ATGTTCAGAACTAAACTTCAAAAACTCTGCTACCCAAGTTCCATTGAATTTCCCACTGAAACAACTTCCCACTACCTTCACCATCGAATCAATACATTCCTCTCCAATAAAACCTCAGACCTCAAAACGCTTCATCAATCCCACGCTTTCATTATCACAACAGGACACACAAACAACGTTTACATAGCAGCAAAGCTTATTTCTTTATACGCTTCTAACAAACACCACCTCATTTCTTCGAAAAAAGTGTTTGATTTAATTAGTGTTAAAGACCCTTTTCTTTGGAATTCAATTATAAAAGCTTATTTCTCCAATGGGTATTATTCAGAAGCGATTGAGCTGTACTCCAATATGCGGGGTTTTAATGCTTTGCCTAACCAGTTTACGATTCCCATTGTTGTTTCTGCTTGTGCTGAGCTTGGATTGATTTCTTATGGCAAAAGGATTCATGGGTTAGTCTCAAAATTGAATCTTTTTCACGGTAATAATGCTGCTGTTGGATCATCTTTGGTTTATATGTACTCGAAATGCGGGTTTATGGAGCATGCTGCTGATGTGTTTGATGAAATTACTGTGAGAGATGTGGTTTCTTGGACTGCAATTGTAAAAGGGTATGTGGAAAATGGGGAGAGTGAGAAGGGGTTGGAGTATCTTTGTTTGATGCATAAGAATGGTGAGAGTGAGGTGAGGCCGAATTTTCGGACGTTGGAGGGAGGATTTCAAGCTTGTGGAAATTTAGGTGCATTGGTAGAAGGGAAATGCTTGCATGGGCTGACAGTTAAGTCTGGTTTTTGTAGTCATCAAGTTGTTCAGTGTTCTGTTCTGTCAATGTACTCGAAATGTGGGTCGGTTGAAGAAACATATTGTTCGTTTTGTGAGGTTGATGAGAAGGACTTGTTTTCCTGGACATCGATAATTGCTAATTATGCAAAGTTTGAGTGTATAGGTGAGTGCATTAATATTTTTCTGAAAATGCAGGCCAGTGGGATAATTCCAGATGGGATGGTAATTAGTTGTGTGCTTTCTGGTCTAGGTAATGCCTTGAGGACTTTTGAAGCTAAGGCTTTCCATGGATTCATCTTGAGAAGAAACTATGTTGACGATCACATGGTCTGTAATGCATTATTGGCCATGTATTGTAAGCTTAGACTCTTGAATTTGGCAGAGAAGATACTTGATGGAGGAATTGGACAAACCACAGAAGCCTGGAATATGATGGTTGTTGGCTATTTCAAGGCTGGGTTAGAAGGCAAGTGCATTAATTTATTCAGAGAAATGCAACACTTGGGAATTGAATGTGATGTCAACAGCTTGATATCTGTAATTTCTTCTTGCTCCCGGTTGGAAGAATTCCATTTAGGCCTGTCTGTGCATTGCCATGTAATTAAAAATCTGATGCTTGAAAATATTTCCGTTGCCAATTCTCTAATAGATATGTATGGAAGAAGCAAGAATCTGACTTTATCATGGAGAGTCTTTTGTACTATGGCTGATAAGGATGTTGTCACTTGGAATACAATGATGACTTCCTATATTAGTTGTGGAAAAATTACAGAGGCCTTCGGCCTTTTTGATAAAATGATTGCAGAAAGCTACAAGCCTACTATTGCAACGCTGCTGATTTTGCTCTCTGCTTGTTCTCAAGTTTCGTCCTTGGATAAAGGAGAGAAAGTTCATGAATACATCAAGGAAGTTGGGTTTGAAAAGAATACTTTGCTTGCTACTGCTTTGACTGATATGTACGCGAAATGCGGACAGCTAACAAGATCCAGAGAAATATTTGATTCAATGGATAAGAAAGATGTCATCTCTTGGAACGTACTGATCTCAGGCTATGCTATGTATGGAGAAGCAAAATCTGGTATAGAATTTTTCAAACAGATGGAACAGTCAGAAAATAAGCCAAATGAACTGACTTTTCTTGCTGTTCTCTCAGCTTGCGCTCATGCAGGGTTGGTCGAAGAAGGAAAGTCCATATTTAGCAGAATGAAAGATTATTCTTTGATGCCAACCCTGAAGCACTACGCTTGTATGGCTGATCTTTTAGGTCGTTCTGGTAATTTGGATGATGCTGAAGCTTTGGTTTTGTCCATGCCAATTGCTCCTGATTCAGCTATCTGGGGTTCTTTACTAAGTTCTTGTAAAATTCACTCTCAGGTTGAGAAGGGTATAAGAATTGCAAAACATGCTATTGAATCTGATCCAGAAAATGATGGGTACTATGTAGCAATTTCTGACCTATATAGTTCTGTAGGAAAGTGGGAAGAGGTTGAAATGGTGAGGAAAATAATGAAGCAACGAAAAGTGAGGAAAGAAGTTGGCTGGAGTACAGTATAA
- the LOC104238400 gene encoding protein TIC 20-II, chloroplastic — protein sequence MASIPLLRFSLHPPPKTLTPKTPLTPHPLKPTIPKFLQPQAQTRTQTKLNSISATYNPIPATDRLISAVAYFLPFFNGLQYGRFLFSQYPSLTLPFQPILPLLSLYRSIPYASFVTFFALYLGIVRNESLNRYARFNALQAVVLDVLLVVPMLIQRIFSPGQSGIGLKLTMMMHNGLFVFVVGCFVYGLVSCILGKTPYLPFVTEAANRQM from the coding sequence ATGGCCTCCATCCCGCTCCTCCGTTTCTCTCTCCATCCACCTCCCAAAACCCTAACCCCCAAAACCCCTCTCACACCCCACCCCCTCAAACCCACCATCCCCAAATTCCtccaaccccaggcccaaacccgAACTCAAACCAAGCTCAATTCCATCTCCGCCACCTACAACCCAATCCCCGCCACAGACCGCTTAATCTCCGCCGTAGCTTACTTCCTCCCCTTCTTCAACGGCCTTCAGTACGGCCGTTTCTTATTCTCTCAATACCCATCCCTAACTCTCCCATTTCAGCCCATTCTTCCCCTTCTCTCACTCTACCGTTCAATCCCATACGCTAGCTTTGTCACCTTCTTCGCTCTCTACTTGGGAATTGTACGGAATGAGAGTCTAAACCGTTACGCCCGTTTCAATGCGCTTCAAGCGGTTGTACTTGACGTTTTATTGGTGGTACCGATGTTGATACAACGGATATTCTCTCCGGGTCAATCTGGAATTGGGCTGAAACTTACAATGATGATGCATAATGGGCTTTTTGTATTTGTTGTGGGGTGTTTTGTTTATGGGCTTGTTAGTTGTATCCTTGGGAAAACTCCTTACTTGCCTTTTGTTACTGAAGCTGCTAATAGGCAAATgtag